In a single window of the Arthrobacter sp. StoSoilA2 genome:
- a CDS encoding Gfo/Idh/MocA family oxidoreductase → MNTNRLRVGVIGAGNIATIAQLPTLVQRDDIELAALVSRREDPSSLVRRWGFNDAYKTVEDMLAAQALDAVFVLTPRSEHAHAVQLCLNHDVDVFCEKPLAPATDEAERLADLADERGRILMVDFNRRYAPVYTAGREVFGDKGATFCVAQKNRPGSEYRATFENAIHMVDLLRWYCGGEPEHVAAHAAGEDPWEEDGLAATIRFSTGNTGVLMAARTAGAWNEKLDAYGDGKTVEVRAPETVSTTINGVTTSRELSAEAYGWATATDTLGFSAAVHHFLDRVADRGQPLTSGREAVHTQRLLDQILSAAGLPTEEQTGREWASHAVNAS, encoded by the coding sequence ATGAATACCAACCGCCTCCGCGTCGGAGTTATCGGCGCCGGCAACATCGCCACCATTGCCCAGCTACCCACCCTCGTGCAACGCGATGACATTGAACTGGCTGCCTTGGTTTCCCGGCGTGAGGATCCCAGCAGCCTGGTCCGGCGGTGGGGTTTCAACGATGCCTACAAAACGGTGGAGGACATGCTGGCCGCGCAGGCGCTGGATGCAGTTTTCGTGTTGACCCCACGTTCCGAGCATGCCCATGCCGTCCAGCTTTGCCTCAATCACGACGTGGATGTGTTTTGCGAGAAGCCTTTGGCTCCGGCAACTGATGAAGCGGAACGTCTGGCTGATCTGGCCGACGAGCGGGGACGGATATTGATGGTTGACTTCAACCGCCGGTATGCACCCGTATACACGGCCGGCCGCGAAGTTTTTGGCGACAAAGGTGCTACTTTCTGCGTCGCCCAGAAGAACCGCCCAGGGTCCGAATACCGCGCGACTTTCGAGAACGCCATCCACATGGTCGATCTCCTCCGCTGGTACTGCGGAGGCGAACCGGAACACGTGGCCGCCCATGCCGCGGGTGAGGATCCTTGGGAAGAAGACGGACTTGCAGCGACCATCCGCTTCAGCACCGGGAATACCGGCGTCCTGATGGCGGCACGTACAGCGGGGGCATGGAACGAAAAACTGGACGCCTATGGTGACGGGAAGACGGTCGAAGTCAGGGCACCGGAAACGGTTTCCACCACTATCAACGGCGTCACGACGTCACGGGAACTGAGCGCGGAAGCATACGGCTGGGCTACGGCGACAGACACCCTCGGATTCTCGGCCGCCGTTCACCACTTCCTGGACCGGGTGGCCGACAGGGGCCAGCCGCTTACCTCAGGCCGGGAAGCCGTTCACACCCAACGTCTGCTCGATCAGATCCTTTCAGCCGCCGGCCTGCCGACAGAGGAGCAGACCGGCCGCGAATGGGCAAGCCACGCGGTAAACGCAAGCTGA
- a CDS encoding MFS transporter, translating to MGALKGKEAEKRPLRGRVTALAGVLLVAFSAREAVSAVSPLLGQISADLPFDAVTTGILGMLPTAGFAMMGFFALPLVRQFQMEHLLLVAILLTTSGQVGRALGWNVVAFLVFTCIAMLGIGLVNVVAPPLLMKYFPDRIGVLAALHISLLGGSTAMAAQFAIPLGNLYGWRFSIGIWAAFSALAAIPWLILPAAKRNLARSRTSPADDRPLPPANAIKPWRSSIGWGTAMIFAGCSSNTFAALTWLPAVLVDRGTGPDAAGSMLALYSILALPVALVAPVVVVRMPRPLPVAILFVLAFAVGYAGIIFAPPASAAVWVVIAGLGQGAYAFAFTMINKRTRTQSGSGSLSAFAQGTGYAFASIGPFLFALLHSPGDDWLPSFGMLGAWLVVLVAGAIMVNKPRMLDKGP from the coding sequence ATGGGTGCACTGAAAGGCAAGGAAGCAGAGAAGCGGCCGCTTCGGGGGCGTGTCACCGCGCTGGCTGGAGTCCTGCTGGTTGCCTTCAGCGCGAGAGAAGCGGTCTCGGCGGTGTCCCCGCTCCTTGGCCAAATAAGTGCGGACCTTCCGTTCGACGCGGTAACCACGGGGATCCTCGGGATGCTGCCGACCGCAGGCTTCGCAATGATGGGCTTCTTTGCGCTGCCGCTCGTGCGGCAATTCCAGATGGAACACCTGCTCTTGGTCGCGATCCTGTTGACAACATCAGGTCAGGTGGGCCGTGCACTTGGATGGAACGTCGTGGCATTCTTGGTGTTCACCTGCATCGCCATGCTTGGGATTGGCCTGGTCAATGTCGTGGCTCCGCCTCTACTGATGAAGTATTTTCCCGATCGGATCGGGGTTCTGGCAGCGCTTCACATCAGTCTCCTGGGTGGCAGCACGGCCATGGCCGCCCAATTCGCCATCCCTCTGGGCAATCTATATGGCTGGCGGTTCTCCATAGGTATTTGGGCTGCCTTCAGTGCGCTTGCTGCGATCCCTTGGCTGATTCTTCCGGCGGCCAAACGGAACCTAGCCCGTTCGCGGACCTCACCAGCCGATGATAGGCCGTTGCCCCCTGCGAACGCGATAAAACCATGGAGATCATCAATCGGCTGGGGCACAGCGATGATCTTTGCTGGTTGCTCCAGCAACACCTTTGCGGCGCTGACTTGGCTTCCGGCGGTTCTCGTTGACAGAGGGACGGGCCCGGACGCTGCTGGATCCATGCTGGCGCTCTATTCGATCCTCGCTTTGCCGGTCGCCCTGGTTGCGCCTGTGGTTGTCGTAAGAATGCCACGCCCGCTACCTGTGGCAATCCTCTTTGTCCTCGCATTTGCCGTCGGTTATGCAGGCATAATCTTCGCCCCACCAGCCTCTGCAGCGGTCTGGGTCGTCATTGCGGGCCTGGGCCAAGGCGCTTATGCCTTTGCGTTCACCATGATCAACAAGCGGACACGAACGCAATCCGGCTCGGGAAGTTTATCCGCCTTCGCCCAGGGGACCGGCTACGCCTTCGCAAGCATCGGCCCTTTTCTTTTCGCGCTCCTGCACAGTCCAGGGGACGACTGGCTGCCCTCATTTGGCATGCTCGGTGCCTGGCTCGTGGTGCTTGTGGCAGGGGCAATCATGGTCAACAAGCCACGCATGCTTGATAAAGGCCCTTGA
- a CDS encoding Gfo/Idh/MocA family oxidoreductase, whose protein sequence is MTTAAQAPCVAVVGAAGWAGSRHARAFAKAGANVTHLVEQDERGFALAQELGAHLVPSVLELPDHLDLVVVALPTTLQPAICADLLNRGFRVLTEKPVAADAEGAALMASASGVNERLMVGYTLHQHPGVPSVSQWVSDNDVIAITVRSVAHKQNVDSWRADPKEGGVAVVNGIHAIELVSSWFKGAPKVLATSASNSLYGSPVPEHVVSTLEFPSGVVFTLQTYWSPWQEPEGLNQGDWSLTIDVLANGGRMLWSNDSLHVWDRDGGQQEQTFDPSDLFLRQAEAALRFCAGETPAVSFAQALRATEIADAIRAGAAPDAREVHHAASAEREIDKTRTNGDRPSNIE, encoded by the coding sequence ATGACGACGGCGGCACAGGCACCGTGCGTCGCTGTGGTGGGAGCGGCCGGCTGGGCCGGATCCCGGCATGCCCGCGCATTCGCCAAAGCCGGTGCAAATGTCACCCACCTTGTGGAGCAGGACGAGCGGGGGTTTGCGCTCGCACAGGAGCTGGGTGCGCACTTGGTGCCCAGCGTCCTGGAGCTGCCTGATCACCTTGACCTGGTCGTCGTCGCGTTGCCAACAACCTTGCAACCGGCCATCTGTGCGGATCTGCTGAACAGGGGATTCCGGGTGCTGACTGAAAAGCCGGTGGCGGCAGATGCAGAAGGTGCTGCACTCATGGCCTCTGCTTCGGGAGTCAATGAACGGCTCATGGTGGGATACACACTCCACCAGCATCCAGGCGTTCCATCCGTATCGCAGTGGGTCAGCGACAACGACGTTATTGCCATTACTGTTCGTTCGGTTGCCCATAAGCAGAACGTTGACTCATGGCGTGCTGATCCCAAGGAGGGTGGCGTCGCGGTAGTGAACGGCATTCACGCCATAGAACTGGTTTCGTCGTGGTTCAAGGGTGCCCCGAAGGTCCTGGCCACCAGCGCCAGCAACAGCCTTTACGGATCTCCGGTGCCAGAACACGTCGTCTCCACGCTCGAATTCCCCTCTGGAGTGGTGTTCACTCTGCAGACTTACTGGTCCCCTTGGCAAGAACCCGAAGGTCTCAACCAGGGCGATTGGAGCCTGACCATCGATGTCCTTGCCAATGGCGGCCGGATGTTGTGGTCAAACGATTCCCTGCACGTGTGGGACCGGGACGGCGGCCAACAAGAGCAGACCTTCGATCCCTCTGACCTCTTCCTCCGCCAGGCGGAAGCGGCATTGAGGTTCTGTGCGGGTGAAACGCCGGCCGTTTCATTCGCCCAGGCACTCCGTGCCACAGAGATCGCCGACGCAATCCGTGCAGGGGCAGCCCCCGATGCCAGGGAGGTTCATCACGCAGCATCAGCAGAACGCGAAATAGACAAAACGCGAACCAATGGCGACCGACCGAGCAATATCGAGTAA
- a CDS encoding SDR family oxidoreductase, which yields MSLKNQVVLVTGSSGGIGDAAVSALTASGAIVIGADRSPKEDQSLEAFHPLDITSEQQCATVIQDIQAKYGRLDVLVHAAGVLGPTPDIMETSTEEFDSILRINTTATFTMVRETAKSMLETGTSGAIVVLSSVAAKEARLNYLPYNASKLAVLHIMWSFAELLGPNGISVNAIAPGPVNTPMWAQFARDSGPDAAANRAKRAAQLPMRRFAEPDEVARAILFLSDPDNRYITGVSLDVAGGAHLGIGT from the coding sequence ATGAGCCTCAAAAACCAGGTGGTTCTGGTAACCGGATCAAGCGGAGGAATCGGCGATGCTGCAGTCAGCGCACTCACAGCCTCAGGTGCCATCGTCATCGGCGCAGACCGTTCCCCGAAAGAGGACCAGTCCCTGGAGGCATTCCATCCCCTCGACATCACCTCTGAACAACAGTGCGCAACGGTTATCCAGGACATACAAGCCAAATATGGCCGTCTTGATGTCCTCGTCCACGCAGCGGGAGTGCTCGGCCCCACACCGGACATCATGGAAACAAGCACCGAAGAGTTCGACTCCATCCTGAGGATCAATACCACCGCGACCTTCACCATGGTCCGGGAGACCGCAAAATCGATGCTTGAGACCGGCACATCCGGCGCCATCGTAGTCCTGTCCTCAGTTGCGGCCAAAGAAGCACGGCTCAACTATCTGCCCTACAACGCGAGCAAGCTCGCGGTCCTGCATATTATGTGGTCTTTCGCCGAATTGCTTGGACCCAACGGCATCTCAGTGAACGCCATTGCACCAGGACCGGTGAACACGCCCATGTGGGCTCAATTCGCCAGGGACTCCGGCCCGGACGCAGCAGCAAACCGGGCCAAGCGGGCAGCGCAGCTACCGATGCGCCGCTTTGCCGAACCCGATGAAGTTGCCCGTGCCATCCTGTTCCTTTCTGATCCCGACAATCGCTACATCACTGGAGTGTCCCTCGACGTGGCAGGCGGAGCACATCTGGGAATAGGAACCTGA
- a CDS encoding VOC family protein yields MHTAIRHHHTALHVADLERSARFYVEGLGFTRLNEWTSGPYVGELYSRPNVKVKAMMLTAGDGTFHLELVQVEDPPPAVDPSEAQPGTAHLAFTDIDLREVYARMTKLGYRALSEPVAPTSGPVAGGLLIYLLDPDGNRVELIQPPDWRSSENS; encoded by the coding sequence ATGCATACAGCAATCCGTCATCATCACACCGCTCTGCACGTTGCAGACTTGGAGCGCAGCGCCCGGTTTTACGTGGAAGGGCTGGGCTTTACCCGTTTGAATGAGTGGACCTCGGGCCCCTACGTCGGCGAGCTGTACAGCCGTCCGAACGTCAAGGTCAAAGCCATGATGCTCACAGCCGGTGATGGGACCTTTCACCTGGAGCTGGTCCAGGTTGAGGATCCTCCGCCTGCCGTTGATCCCTCGGAAGCACAGCCTGGCACGGCACATCTTGCCTTCACGGATATTGACCTGCGCGAGGTCTACGCCAGAATGACGAAGCTCGGATACAGGGCCTTGTCCGAACCGGTCGCGCCCACGTCCGGACCGGTTGCAGGAGGTCTGCTGATCTACTTACTCGATCCGGATGGGAATCGGGTAGAACTGATTCAGCCGCCCGACTGGCGCTCGAGCGAAAATTCATAA
- a CDS encoding carbohydrate ABC transporter permease, whose amino-acid sequence MSITTPRRQRRLGNVIRAVPSWAYVILSAAVVLPPVAWILSTSLKTASSTLEFPPRWIPAPFSAEGYIGLLTSTNMRFFANSLIYAVGSIVLALAICIPAAYVATRYRSRRMETLMTGILVLSMVPAIVVFIALYSMFVKTALINTYPMLIIVYTAIICGQTILFLRNFIENIPVEIEEAAAIDGCSRMQILWRIILPLIRPGIAAVAIFIFVFVWNDFLVGTVLATTEDMKTVQNGIVRYITTGFGSFWGLFAAFIVVAFIPVLSIFLAFQRWFVAGMTSGGVKG is encoded by the coding sequence GTGAGCATCACAACCCCGCGCCGCCAGCGACGCCTGGGCAATGTCATTCGTGCGGTCCCGTCCTGGGCGTACGTCATTCTCTCAGCCGCGGTGGTCCTTCCTCCGGTCGCATGGATCCTGTCCACTTCGCTCAAGACCGCCTCGAGCACCCTGGAATTTCCTCCAAGGTGGATACCGGCCCCATTCTCTGCCGAGGGCTATATCGGCCTGCTGACGTCGACCAACATGCGCTTTTTCGCAAACTCCCTCATCTATGCGGTCGGCTCTATCGTCCTTGCCCTGGCCATTTGCATCCCGGCAGCGTACGTGGCAACGCGGTACCGGAGCCGCCGCATGGAAACACTGATGACCGGGATTCTGGTCCTGTCCATGGTCCCGGCGATCGTGGTTTTCATCGCGCTGTACTCCATGTTCGTCAAGACCGCCTTGATCAACACCTACCCGATGCTGATCATCGTCTACACGGCAATCATCTGTGGACAAACCATCCTGTTCCTGCGAAATTTCATCGAGAACATACCCGTCGAAATCGAGGAAGCGGCGGCAATCGACGGATGCTCCCGAATGCAGATTTTGTGGCGCATCATCCTCCCGCTCATCCGGCCCGGTATCGCTGCTGTGGCAATCTTCATCTTTGTCTTCGTTTGGAACGACTTCCTTGTGGGCACCGTCCTCGCCACCACAGAAGACATGAAGACCGTCCAGAACGGCATAGTGCGATACATAACCACCGGCTTCGGTAGCTTCTGGGGACTCTTCGCCGCATTCATCGTCGTGGCTTTCATCCCCGTACTCTCAATCTTCCTCGCATTCCAGCGCTGGTTCGTTGCCGGCATGACCTCAGGTGGTGTCAAGGGGTAG
- a CDS encoding sugar ABC transporter permease — protein sequence MSTKSPTRTSRQTVASPSGVDAIRRVRRDRMVWLYVVPVSAVFLFVFVGPLIYTAWTALHETTYYQIGKFSGLNSFVRLFSDSELPSRIWTTLVFSLGALVIALPAGLLSAIVLNNLHRFKRSVRSLFLLPWLMSQATAGTIWLWFLNPNYGPASAITKSLGFGPTDVFSSPGSALVAVTLMTAWWSYPQAMLLFLGALQTIPEELRESLRVDGGGIWHQFVNITLPYLRNTIVSVVVVLLMLYVQMVTIILVTTRGGPIGSTETLSMRVYNQMFDKFDLSGASATAILLFAVNIVLTLVAIRFRRKESL from the coding sequence ATGTCAACAAAAAGCCCAACCCGCACCTCACGCCAGACTGTGGCTTCCCCTTCAGGCGTCGATGCTATCCGCCGGGTCCGTAGGGATCGAATGGTATGGCTCTACGTCGTCCCCGTCAGCGCCGTCTTCCTCTTTGTTTTTGTGGGGCCGCTCATCTACACAGCGTGGACGGCCCTCCACGAGACGACTTATTACCAGATAGGGAAATTCTCGGGTCTGAATTCGTTTGTCCGACTGTTCTCAGACTCCGAACTCCCGAGCCGCATCTGGACAACCTTGGTATTCTCGCTCGGCGCCCTGGTTATCGCCTTGCCGGCCGGGCTTCTGTCTGCGATCGTGCTCAACAATCTTCACCGCTTCAAGCGCTCCGTCCGGAGCCTCTTCCTGCTGCCTTGGCTGATGTCACAGGCCACTGCAGGAACAATCTGGCTCTGGTTCCTCAATCCCAATTACGGTCCCGCTTCCGCTATCACCAAATCCCTCGGATTCGGACCTACTGATGTGTTCTCATCACCCGGCAGTGCGCTTGTTGCAGTAACTCTGATGACAGCCTGGTGGTCCTACCCCCAGGCCATGCTCCTCTTCCTGGGCGCCCTTCAAACGATTCCTGAAGAGCTTCGCGAAAGCCTGAGGGTAGACGGCGGCGGTATCTGGCACCAGTTCGTGAATATCACTCTGCCCTACCTACGCAACACCATCGTCTCCGTCGTCGTCGTTCTTCTCATGCTCTATGTGCAGATGGTCACCATCATTTTGGTCACCACAAGAGGAGGCCCCATCGGGTCTACAGAGACGCTGTCCATGCGTGTCTACAACCAGATGTTCGACAAGTTTGATCTCTCCGGAGCATCAGCAACGGCAATCCTTCTTTTCGCCGTCAACATCGTCCTGACTCTCGTCGCCATTCGCTTCCGACGGAAGGAAAGCCTGTGA
- a CDS encoding extracellular solute-binding protein, with translation MIKKRWGLALVTAVVAGLALSGCSPSASEPKGPVTLNYWDFLDPTQANPRSKALKENIAKFEAANPDIKINLSVVSLGDMLNRLPQAAAAGQAPDVFKMFTPVVPQMASAGVYAPLPEAASKVTDWLRPTDTLAGPDGKPVAVPYEYRTCALYYNQKILDQIGATVPTTYDQVVDVARKAAAAGFTGFGTGFSDTDNSAIISTFFNCFMTQVDQEIWNKDGKADFATAKGNEFGNFLAKLRDAKALGSNVVSDTYGTVADGMASGTVAMAVLGTERAVSFGSQNKDLKWTALPKASTGDTTGTTIGWTLGIGNGSKNTDAAWKFIEYMTGPEAGALMATGGEVPTRAATYQQPFFSTPEAKTVNDIAAYVKTNSEPRTYSNTWTALATGLSQAGQKLTLNGTSGNDFIRSAQDAANKK, from the coding sequence ATGATCAAAAAGCGATGGGGCTTGGCGCTCGTCACAGCTGTCGTGGCCGGCCTCGCCCTCAGTGGCTGCTCCCCCTCGGCTTCGGAACCCAAAGGTCCCGTGACGCTCAATTACTGGGACTTCCTCGATCCCACCCAGGCGAATCCGCGCTCGAAGGCACTCAAGGAAAACATTGCCAAGTTTGAGGCGGCAAACCCCGATATCAAGATCAACCTCTCTGTGGTTTCGCTTGGCGACATGTTGAACAGACTGCCGCAAGCCGCGGCAGCAGGTCAGGCTCCTGACGTCTTCAAGATGTTCACTCCCGTAGTGCCCCAGATGGCGTCAGCCGGCGTCTACGCACCGCTGCCTGAGGCTGCTTCCAAGGTGACTGACTGGCTGCGTCCGACCGACACTCTTGCCGGCCCTGACGGCAAGCCGGTTGCCGTGCCCTATGAATACCGAACCTGCGCCCTCTACTACAACCAAAAGATCCTTGACCAGATAGGCGCGACCGTTCCCACCACGTACGACCAGGTTGTCGACGTTGCCCGGAAAGCTGCTGCTGCAGGATTCACCGGCTTCGGGACCGGCTTCTCGGACACCGACAACTCGGCAATCATCAGCACCTTCTTCAACTGCTTCATGACACAGGTTGACCAGGAAATCTGGAACAAGGATGGGAAAGCGGATTTCGCAACAGCCAAAGGCAACGAGTTTGGTAACTTCCTTGCCAAGCTCAGGGACGCAAAGGCTTTGGGTAGCAACGTCGTATCAGACACTTACGGCACAGTAGCTGACGGCATGGCGAGCGGCACGGTCGCCATGGCAGTTCTGGGCACGGAACGAGCAGTTTCCTTCGGCTCGCAGAACAAGGACCTTAAGTGGACGGCCTTGCCTAAAGCGAGTACTGGCGATACGACAGGTACCACCATTGGCTGGACGTTGGGCATAGGCAATGGCAGCAAGAACACCGACGCCGCCTGGAAATTTATCGAGTACATGACCGGGCCGGAAGCCGGTGCCCTCATGGCAACCGGCGGTGAGGTGCCCACCCGGGCAGCCACCTACCAGCAACCGTTCTTCTCCACGCCTGAGGCAAAGACCGTCAATGACATCGCAGCCTACGTCAAGACCAACAGTGAGCCACGCACCTATTCCAACACCTGGACCGCACTTGCCACTGGTCTGTCCCAAGCCGGGCAGAAACTGACCCTCAACGGTACGTCAGGCAACGACTTTATCCGTTCCGCGCAGGACGCGGCCAACAAGAAGTAG
- a CDS encoding ATP-dependent DNA ligase, whose translation MLLDELVRTSEAVAATRSRVAKINELAGLLLRLDPADIPTAVGLLTAKPRQGRVGIGWSGMRAAKGKPAAETTLTIAHLDAALDRLLAAAGAGSTVERAAILRTLMAEATEREQNFIAGVLLGELRTGALEGVLTDAVARAADRPVEAVRRAAMLSGDLGATALLAITGTAAQLDAVGLVVGRPVQPMLAATAASASEALETTGEASVEYKLDGARIQVHRAGDDVHIFTRTLAEVTHRLPEVVEVVRGLPVRDVILDGETLALDEDGGPRPFQETMSRFGANAARTTLLHPWFFDVLHVDGRDLLDEPLATRIGVLERIVPDHRIPGKVTADAAVAESVSRDALDAGHEGVVVKALGSSYAAGRRGSNWIKVKPVLTYDLVVLACEWGSGRRAGLLSNLHLGALDPVGEFGEPGDYVMVGKTFKGITDALLKWQTEKFQELGVRRTAGTVWIEPVTVVEIAIDGVQHSPRYPGGIALRFARVKRYRDDKTAAEADTIQALRALLRTTGGRKVSPAPAEPDPRALAEEP comes from the coding sequence ATGCTGCTCGATGAGCTCGTGAGGACCTCGGAAGCCGTCGCGGCCACCCGCTCCCGGGTCGCCAAGATCAACGAACTGGCAGGCCTGCTGCTGCGCCTCGACCCCGCGGACATCCCGACGGCGGTCGGCTTGCTTACGGCCAAGCCTCGCCAAGGCCGAGTCGGGATCGGCTGGAGCGGCATGAGGGCGGCCAAGGGCAAGCCCGCTGCTGAGACGACTCTCACCATCGCCCACCTCGACGCTGCCTTGGACCGGCTGCTGGCGGCCGCAGGCGCTGGGTCGACCGTAGAACGCGCCGCCATCCTTCGGACCCTGATGGCGGAAGCCACAGAACGAGAGCAGAACTTCATCGCCGGCGTGCTGCTCGGGGAACTTCGTACCGGTGCGCTTGAGGGCGTATTAACGGATGCCGTTGCCCGTGCCGCCGATCGCCCGGTCGAGGCCGTACGCCGCGCAGCGATGCTCTCCGGCGATCTCGGCGCGACTGCCCTGCTGGCGATCACGGGCACCGCGGCACAGCTTGACGCAGTCGGCCTCGTCGTCGGGCGTCCGGTCCAACCCATGCTCGCCGCAACCGCGGCCAGTGCCAGCGAGGCGTTGGAGACGACGGGGGAAGCGTCCGTGGAATACAAACTCGACGGCGCACGCATCCAGGTGCACCGTGCCGGCGACGACGTGCATATCTTCACCCGCACCCTGGCCGAAGTGACCCATCGGTTGCCCGAGGTGGTGGAGGTGGTGCGCGGACTGCCGGTGCGCGATGTGATCCTCGACGGCGAGACACTGGCACTCGACGAGGACGGCGGGCCCAGACCGTTCCAGGAGACCATGTCCCGGTTCGGGGCGAACGCGGCCCGCACCACACTGCTGCATCCGTGGTTTTTCGACGTGCTGCACGTAGACGGGCGCGACCTTCTCGACGAGCCGCTGGCCACACGAATCGGCGTGCTTGAGCGGATCGTCCCCGATCACCGCATCCCAGGGAAAGTAACTGCGGATGCAGCTGTTGCCGAGAGCGTTTCGCGCGATGCCCTGGACGCCGGCCATGAGGGTGTGGTCGTGAAGGCGCTGGGCTCGTCCTACGCCGCCGGGCGGCGGGGTTCGAACTGGATCAAGGTAAAGCCGGTGCTCACCTACGACCTGGTGGTGCTCGCCTGCGAATGGGGGTCAGGACGACGCGCCGGGCTGCTGTCGAACCTGCACCTCGGAGCCTTGGACCCTGTTGGGGAGTTCGGCGAACCCGGCGATTACGTGATGGTGGGCAAGACTTTCAAGGGCATCACCGACGCGCTGCTGAAGTGGCAGACTGAAAAGTTCCAGGAGTTGGGGGTGCGGCGTACTGCGGGCACCGTATGGATCGAGCCGGTCACCGTGGTCGAGATCGCCATCGACGGCGTCCAACACTCTCCCCGCTATCCGGGCGGAATCGCCCTTCGGTTTGCACGCGTCAAGCGCTACCGTGACGACAAGACCGCCGCCGAAGCCGACACGATCCAGGCCTTGCGCGCTCTGCTCCGTACAACAGGGGGTAGAAAGGTATCGCCCGCACCGGCGGAGCCGGATCCCCGGGCCCTGGCTGAGGAGCCTTAA
- a CDS encoding DUF6457 domain-containing protein — protein MPSDDEAQVLSQWSQELARALHILDLEVDQELVLDLARKSADSVIHAAAPVTAFMVGYAAGLEAGKGSRGSDVLPAVATSKAADIAFRLCSDRAEGKGWEPTNQS, from the coding sequence ATGCCCAGCGACGACGAAGCACAGGTTCTGTCCCAGTGGAGCCAGGAACTGGCCCGGGCGCTGCACATCCTGGATCTTGAGGTTGACCAGGAACTTGTCCTTGATCTGGCCAGGAAATCTGCCGACTCCGTGATCCATGCAGCAGCGCCGGTGACGGCTTTCATGGTCGGTTACGCTGCCGGGCTTGAAGCCGGGAAAGGAAGCCGGGGATCGGACGTTTTACCTGCCGTGGCAACTAGCAAGGCGGCAGACATCGCCTTCAGGCTCTGTTCTGACCGGGCGGAAGGAAAGGGCTGGGAGCCCACAAATCAGTCGTAA
- a CDS encoding SCO1664 family protein, which produces MPALDLMTAELTLSGRITTASNATFLGSIGDVPVVYKPIAGESPLWDFPDGTLAHREVAAYLVSQVLGWNVVPRTWLRDGPLGEGMVQLWQEQQPAQSAVDLIAADHLPESGWKHVLEGQDENGRMVALVHEDSPALRRMAVFDVVVNNADRKGNHILAMTDGHRHGVDHGLTFHSEPKLRTVLWGWLGEALTAEELDGIDRVIEGLKSELGRNLADLLTSEEIASLTARCARLRLTGRFPAPVGGMPAVPWPLF; this is translated from the coding sequence ATGCCGGCGCTGGACCTGATGACCGCCGAGCTGACGCTTTCAGGGCGCATCACGACGGCCTCAAACGCCACATTCCTCGGCAGCATCGGCGACGTGCCGGTCGTCTATAAGCCAATAGCGGGCGAGAGCCCCCTATGGGACTTTCCCGACGGCACCCTCGCCCACCGGGAGGTGGCCGCGTACCTGGTCTCGCAGGTTCTCGGCTGGAACGTCGTGCCGCGCACCTGGCTGCGTGACGGTCCTCTGGGCGAAGGGATGGTGCAACTCTGGCAGGAGCAACAGCCCGCCCAAAGCGCGGTGGACCTGATTGCAGCGGACCACCTGCCAGAGTCAGGTTGGAAACACGTTCTCGAGGGACAAGATGAAAACGGTCGGATGGTGGCCCTCGTGCACGAGGACTCGCCGGCGCTGAGACGTATGGCGGTGTTCGACGTCGTGGTCAACAACGCGGACCGCAAAGGAAACCACATACTTGCCATGACGGACGGGCACCGGCACGGTGTGGACCACGGACTCACCTTTCACAGCGAACCTAAACTGCGTACGGTGCTATGGGGATGGCTGGGAGAGGCCCTGACAGCGGAGGAACTCGACGGGATCGATCGCGTCATCGAAGGACTGAAGAGCGAGCTGGGCCGGAATCTGGCGGACCTGCTGACTTCCGAAGAAATCGCATCGCTCACCGCGCGCTGCGCTCGGCTCCGGCTGACGGGACGATTTCCGGCCCCGGTCGGTGGAATGCCGGCGGTCCCCTGGCCGCTGTTCTAG